CAACAAGTCCGGGTGTTCTTCCACTATTTCTGCAAGCGCTTTCCAGTCTCCACGTAGGTCGGGTATCAGAACCTCCACCGTTGTACCCGGGCACTCCCTTTTGAGAGTTCGAATCACTTCTTTGAACTGATGTGCGCCGCCGTCCGGAAGATCGTCCCTGGTTACCGAAGTCACAACGATATGCTTCAAACCCATCAAATTGGCAGCTTTTGCGATATTCTCAGGCTCACGTTTATCGGGCAAAGCGGGAATCCCCTTCTTCACCGCACAGAAACGGCAGTTTCTGGTACACGTATCGCCCAGTATCATGAAAGTGGCAGTTTTCGAGGTGAAGCATTCCCCGATATTCGGACATCTTGCCCCCTCGCATACCGAATGCAGATTCAACCCGCGAAGCGTAAGCTTCACTTCTCTCAAGTCTTTTCTGTCAAGCGCGATCATATCTTTAAGCCAGTCGGGTTTTCTCTCACGCATTTGCATCACCATCCAGCCATCCTCTGGAGACCTTTATGAACTTTGTATCGAAGACCAGTGAGAACTTCTCCTCCATTTTATCCACCACTTCGGAAAAACACACAGGTGAGATCAAATCGTTTAGCGAGGAGACGGACAATCCCTTCAAACCACAGGGATTGATGAGTTCGAAGTGACTTTTATTCACTTCTATGTTGAAAGCCAGTCCGTGCGTGGTTATCCACCTTTTGACGGCGATGCCGACGGCCGCGATCTTTCTTTCGCCTACCCACACTCCCCTGTATTTGGGTTTCCTCAACGCTTCGATGCCATAATCCGACAGAACCTGAATCACGACCTCTTCGAGAGAAGAAACGTACCAGGGAAGATCCTTTCTCCACTTTCCCAGGTTGAATACCGGATAAGCCACAAGCTGCCCCGGTCCATGATATGTGATGTTCCCTCCCCTGTCGGCACGGTGTAACTCTATGCCCAGCCGCGTGAGCTCATCGCTATCGACGAGAAGGTTTTCCACACCTCCGGACCTGCCGGTAGTGAAAACCGGTCTGTGTTCAAGCATGATTATCACACCATCTACTTCAGATGATTCAACTCTTTCCAGGGCTCTTTTTTGTAGAGACAGCCCCTCGCCGTAACCGGTTAAACCCTCGATTCTAATTTCCATGCAATTTCGATGCATAAGACCTCCACCTTTTGAAATTGTAGCACCGTTCGGGGTTATTGTTTCAAAGCGCTTCGGATATCGTGAATTCCAGAGATTTCTTCGATTGCTTGAAACTGCGAGAAATATTGTAATATCAGATAGTAAAACGATGACCTTTGTCTCCTCAAAACAAATATTATCGACTCTGAACACTCTTGAGAGGAGATCCTTTTCATGGACGAATATGTTTTCATATTTACGTGTAATGTTTAAAGCTAGAAACCGATCGCAAATTGAACAGTTCTGTACACTCTTTACATAAAAATAGATGAAAACTCCAACCAGTCGCAACCTGCGATCGTCAGGACTTGCGATTG
This portion of the Mesotoga infera genome encodes:
- the lipA gene encoding lipoyl synthase → MRERKPDWLKDMIALDRKDLREVKLTLRGLNLHSVCEGARCPNIGECFTSKTATFMILGDTCTRNCRFCAVKKGIPALPDKREPENIAKAANLMGLKHIVVTSVTRDDLPDGGAHQFKEVIRTLKRECPGTTVEVLIPDLRGDWKALAEIVEEHPDLLNHNLETVPSLYDSVRPQADYGRSIKLLKSAKEMDSTLITKSGIMVGLGEKDEEVLGVMDDLLEAGCCLLTIGQYLRPSLEHLPVVEYVRPEKFEFYREKALEKGFSFVSSGPLVRSSYHAAELFAESKTHK
- the lipB gene encoding lipoyl(octanoyl) transferase LipB produces the protein MHRNCMEIRIEGLTGYGEGLSLQKRALERVESSEVDGVIIMLEHRPVFTTGRSGGVENLLVDSDELTRLGIELHRADRGGNITYHGPGQLVAYPVFNLGKWRKDLPWYVSSLEEVVIQVLSDYGIEALRKPKYRGVWVGERKIAAVGIAVKRWITTHGLAFNIEVNKSHFELINPCGLKGLSVSSLNDLISPVCFSEVVDKMEEKFSLVFDTKFIKVSRGWLDGDANA